The window AGTTTGGGGTTCAAGGGAAAAGGAATCTGCAAGGTTGATGGCACTGGCTTCGTCGTCATGTGCGACCGTGCTCTTCCCGGCGAGCGTTTCCTCGGCCGCGTCACTCGCCGCAAAGGCAGCTACGCTGAGGTTTCATTAAAAATCtctccttttttgtttttttttgttcgtaTTTGCTTATTGTTGTTGTTTAGGTGACAAAGATCAAGACTTTAACTCCACACCGTGACTTAGTAGAAGCTCCATGTGAGTACGCTTCCTACTGTGGTGGTTGCAAAGCTCAGAATCTCTCCTACGAAGCTCAGCTTCGAGCTAAAGAGGAACAAGTTCATGAGCTCATCACTCATGTCGGAAGGTTCTCTGATAACAATCCAGGTCTTGAGACTGTCTTGAAGCCTATTGTTCCTTGTGATATCCAGTTCAATTACCGTAACaaggttttgatttgtttttgttatcaaGTGTCCCTTTTGGTTGATTTGGTCTCTCAGCttatattacttttattttatttttttgtaatatagATGGAGTTTTCATTTGGTCCACAAAGATGGCTTCCGGTTGAAATGTTGCACGAGAGAGAAGATGGTCCTGTGAGCTTTGCGTTGGGGCTACACgctcctggattttttgacAAGGTTTTGAATGTTGATAAGTGCTTGTTACAAAGCGAGCCTGCTAACATGGTACGGTGAAAGCAGTTTTGTTCAGAGTTAGAGCTCTTCTTTGAGTATCGTTTAGTaacattttttgttattatcCATATAGGTTCTTGCTGCTGTTCAAGATTGCTGGAGAGATCCTGAACTAAATCTTTCGCCCTATAATGCTCGTTCACATGCCGGGTTTCTTAAACATTTGATGCTTAGAACTGGAAGGTATTGAAGGTACTTGAATCATAATGTCAAATAGAACAAGCAATTTGTTCTCTTATAGAGAAGTGAAAATTATTGTTGTATCTTCGTATGATCAGTAGCAGTAGTTCTTCTTTCATCTCCTAAGTTTTGCTAATACTTTCTTATTATCAAACTTGAGCATAGGAATGTGGAGACTGGTTCACAAGAACTCATGATCAATTTTGTGACATCCTCTTATAAGCCAGAGCTGTTGAAGCCCCTGGTTGATAAAGTTTCGTCAATTCCTGAAGTGGTTCGTAATATAATCTTACTTGCTTCATTCCTACAGCCTTAATAGATTGATCACATTCTTTTCCTGCATTGTAATTTTAATACTTTGCATACTTTTCTTTGGGTCATGAAAATGCAGGTAAGCATCATGAATAATGTAAATTCCTCTGTTGGAAATACATCGGTTGGGGAACAGGAATATACACTTTACGGTAAAGAAACAATCGCAGAGGTCTTGAGAGGCCTTACATTTCAAATATCAGCCAACTCTTTCTTTCAGACTAACACTCATCAGGTATACATAGCAAT is drawn from Brassica rapa cultivar Chiifu-401-42 chromosome A05, CAAS_Brap_v3.01, whole genome shotgun sequence and contains these coding sequences:
- the LOC103869184 gene encoding uncharacterized RNA methyltransferase BH0687 isoform X2, which gives rise to MLATTPAHALRLRYVVPTRAWLHKFRCSSSSSAVPLAHLSASQLSGGNNNTLKANKEENNSEKKTAPYYPKRGQTVELVCESLGFKGKGICKVDGTGFVVMCDRALPGERFLGRVTRRKGSYAEIKTLTPHRDLVEAPCEYASYCGGCKAQNLSYEAQLRAKEEQVHELITHVGRFSDNNPGLETVLKPIVPCDIQFNYRNKMEFSFGPQRWLPVEMLHEREDGPVSFALGLHAPGFFDKVLNVDKCLLQSEPANMVLAAVQDCWRDPELNLSPYNARSHAGFLKHLMLRTGRNVETGSQELMINFVTSSYKPELLKPLVDKVSSIPEVVSIMNNVNSSVGNTSVGEQEYTLYGKETIAEVLRGLTFQISANSFFQTNTHQAEVLYKLIEECAGLKGDGSEVVLDLFCGTGTIGLTLARRAKHVYGYEVVQQAITDAHKNAQINGIENATFIQGDLNKIGEDFGSNFPKPDIVISDPNRPGMHMKLIKFLLNLKSPRIIYVSCNPATCARDLDYLCHGVEEKNIKGCYKLMSVQPVDMFPHTPHIECVCLLELS
- the LOC103869184 gene encoding uncharacterized RNA methyltransferase BH0687 isoform X1, which produces MLATTPAHALRLRYVVPTRAWLHKFRCSSSSSAVPLAHLSASQLSGGNNNTLKANKEENNSEKKTAPYYPKRGQTVELVCESLGFKGKGICKVDGTGFVVMCDRALPGERFLGRVTRRKGSYAEVTKIKTLTPHRDLVEAPCEYASYCGGCKAQNLSYEAQLRAKEEQVHELITHVGRFSDNNPGLETVLKPIVPCDIQFNYRNKMEFSFGPQRWLPVEMLHEREDGPVSFALGLHAPGFFDKVLNVDKCLLQSEPANMVLAAVQDCWRDPELNLSPYNARSHAGFLKHLMLRTGRNVETGSQELMINFVTSSYKPELLKPLVDKVSSIPEVVSIMNNVNSSVGNTSVGEQEYTLYGKETIAEVLRGLTFQISANSFFQTNTHQAEVLYKLIEECAGLKGDGSEVVLDLFCGTGTIGLTLARRAKHVYGYEVVQQAITDAHKNAQINGIENATFIQGDLNKIGEDFGSNFPKPDIVISDPNRPGMHMKLIKFLLNLKSPRIIYVSCNPATCARDLDYLCHGVEEKNIKGCYKLMSVQPVDMFPHTPHIECVCLLELS